TGCATTCTGGCAAATACCTTGTTTACATTTTATCCATGCCCTGAGGCTCTGAGCTGGGTTTAAAGAATTATTCCAGTGGAAACTTCAAGGCTGCATAGTAGTACATAGATATTATGAGCATTACTGGCTACTTTTAGCCAAATTTACAGAGAGCAAAAACTAAGTGGAAATTTTTGAAGGACCTAGAAGTTTGGCTAGAAAGGAAGTAGAAGTAAAGCTGGGACCAAGGAAGAAATGGTTGAGGAATATTTAGCACAATGAAAACTAAGTCAACAGGCTAGGGATACAGCTCAATGGCAGAGCAACTGTCTAAGCATTCTGGAagccccaagttcagttcctagcaccataaagcaaaacaaaaaaaattcttatcAATGGTATATTCTTGttatcccagctctcaggaagtaGAGGTAGGATTTTGGGTTTGTGACTAGCCTGGGCTTTagagcaagatcctgtctcaaacaaacaaacaaacaaacaagtagaaAACTAGCCAAATCTTAGTAATCAAAAGTGATAGGGTGTTAAAATTTGGTTTGAGAAGAATGTACTAAACTCCTTGCCTACATACACTGTTTCTGTGTGCTTTGTCCAAGGTTAGCCACACAGGAACTCAGTCTACTGTAGCCATAGTTCACAGGGCATGGCTACTACCTCCCCTGGGAGCCTGCAGTAGAGCTATCCATCACAGCAATcagaaagaagaagcagagaaggagcatgtagggaaggctgaggcaagaggcaACAACGAGAGGCTAGAGAATCAGTTCTTTAACTAGGTCTCACTACCTAAAATATCACCTCCTCTAATTTTCTGATTATGTCAGAGTCACTAGCCCCACAACCACCTTTGAACAATTATACTGGGAACTATGCCTTCCACAAAAGAGCATTTGGGAGGCATCTCAGATCCAAACTATACTCTACCTCCTGCCACATGTGAAagcactcagctatctctaagaTTCTCTAGTCTGCACAGCTTCAGGATCTCTCAAAAGTCTGGGTCTATGCTGGGCCTCTAACCCCAGAActccagatgcagaggcaggtgggtctctttgagttcaaggccagcctggtctacagagccacttctaggagagccagggatacacagagaaaaccctgtcttgaaacaagaagaacaaaaagtCCAGGTCTAAAGTCTCAGAGATttaggcaattcttataaaaatcaGAACATAGTTTACACAAATTCCACAATACAATTTCCATTCCaaaggagagaaatgagaaaatccAAGGAAGAAGAGAGCCTGGTAGACAAGCATCAAACTCTCTTGCTCCATGATCAGCACAATATCATGTGAGGCTTGCTCTGTGTGCTCACTGAAAACCCACTACTCATTAGATTGCAATAACTAACTAACGTAAAGGTCAAACGACTCATTTTCTTTTACCTTGCATGAATCTTGAGATTGCTAGAAGTTGCAAACTGTAAATTGCACACATCACATTTATAGGGTTTTTCCTCACCATGATGCATTCGACTATGGAAGACCAGTTGGCATTTCTGAGCAAATCCTTTATCACACAGTTCACATTTATATGGTCTTTCCCCTAAAAGAACAATAACATTTGTATTAGGGAGATATTAGGAACAATGGTATTATATTAGGAAAAAATCCTGTATTTACTTGCTAAAGTCATAAAATCTTAAGGCTTTTAAGAGTGCCAACAGTACTGGTTTTTGCTTTCAGAAAATGGTTAACTTCTAAGTAACAAAATCAAATGGGATGTCATTCAGGACTACTGAAAAACTAGGAGCAAAGAAATTAATCATAACAGTGAAAGGTGATCAGCAAGAAAACTGTGTAAAATACAAATCTAAGGGCACCAATGGATACTATACTCTGCCAGCAGAAAGTCATGCAAATCAGAGGTAAACAGGAAAGCTGAGAGAGAATGATGTTCAAAACTAGTGAAATCTAGAAGCATGTAATGTGAAGTGATGCTAATATGTGAAAATTGGCCTGAGTGTTAGTATTTAACtctgttaaatatttataaaactagAACCAAGCCAGGCGTATGGCACAGCTCTATAATCCTAACTACTCTGGaagttgaggcagggggatttcagATTCAAGGCCATTTTCAACAACATaggaagacactgtctcagaataAAGTCAtactggggagggggaaggactaggtggtagagtgcttgcacaGCATGTTCAAGGCCCTAGATTCAATCCCAGCAGGGTCTGGAGGTTAGGACCAAGTTTACAATTATTATGAGAGAAAAGGGTGTAAGGACCTGATGCCCTACAACTCAAAATGTCAATTATAACAAAGAGCTATTAAATATTTGgttataattacaaataaaattttaggatTCTATGTTTTTAGATAAAAGAATATGGCAACCTCTGTTTGTAAGCAATGAATGTTGTATGCTAATGCCACCTGTTTGGGCTGGAGACACAACTTAGTAGTATAATGTGTATTCacttgaggccctgggttcaagtcccagtgccaaaacagaacagaaaacacaaacaccaCTAACCCAGCCCAGCAGCCAAACAGAACAGTGTCCCTTCCCACAAGCAGCCCTACCTGTGTGAGTCCTCACATGTGTTTTCAGCTGGTTGCACTGGGTAAATGCTTTTCCGCACAAGTGGCAGACATACGGCTTGACTCCTTTGTGTATTCTCATGTGCCTTCGCAGGCTGCTGGCTTCTGAAAACTCCTTCCCGCACGTGTTACACATCGGCTTGGCCTTGGAATACCTTGGGTCCAGCTCTTCCCCCGAGTTCTCCAGCTCATACGGACTCTTTACACTGGTTATGTTAGACATGGAGTGTTCTTTCAGGGCACAATGTGACTGTGATTTTCGACGTTTCCGTTTGACTGTAACAGTTTGCACAATATCTTGTGCTGGAAAAGTATTTTCCACAACTGAGGTCAACTCAAGTTCTGAATTGTCATTTCCTTGAATGACTTGCTCTGCTCCAGGTGAGGACAACTTATTTGTATCTAGGAATAATTCAACAGATGCACTCTCTAAAATATCACTGGGATATTGCACTGCTTTATTCTGCcctggtttctgggaattgaaagcctttttcttctttttactttgagaTGATTTCTTTGTCAATGCCCGTTGTTTGCGGTTTGCCTGAACTGAGTCTGTGGAGGCTTCTGATTTCTCCCGATTGTTATAATCTCGAAGAGTAAGAAGACAGGTCTGTTGATTCAATTCGATGTTTCCAGTAATACTAGATATTTCTGTAGAAGAGGGACTAGCAATGAAAGCGAAATCCTCcatctttattttacatttagttACTACCTCTTCTACTTTGAGATAGTCAGCAGCCTGATGGATTTCTTTAACATTCCAACTGAAAGGAAACAAGACTAAATGACAATATTCTGATAAAAAGAAATATCTGTACATACTCAAATGTCTCTTAAAGATCTAATAAAGCAGAATGCCCAACATGTTTAAACTAAGTAACAAACTTATAAATGTAACTCAGTCAGTGTTTGAGCAGGTATCTCCAACTTAATGATACTGAAGAACGCAGATTTTCTGGCTGCttagaaaacaataacaaacaaaagacaaacacttgaatttaaaaatgactgtTGGGTGGTCAGGaagctggctcagcagggaaaggcatTAACTGGGAAAGCCCAAGACCCAACCTACTGGAGAAGGCAATGTGACTGTGCACATGTATGATCTCAGCACTCTTCTGCAAGatgtgaggcagagacaagccagcTAACCAAGCGAGCCCCACACGGCAGAAACAAGACCCCACCTCAACaaggtgaggagagaaatgagtcCCTCAAACtggtctctgacctctacatgcatgcggtacacatgtgtacatctacactcaaaaatacatacatacatacatacatacatacatacatacatttgttttgcttcttgagacagggtatcactatgCAGCTTTAACTAACCTGAAACTTatcatgtagactaggctggactcaaacttacAGGGttcacctgcctctctctcatgAGCcctagattaaaggcatgcacaccacgcccagtttgtttgtttatttatttatgttgttggCAATACCCTGCTTCCTCCCATTCCCTCGGAGGCTTCTTTAGGAAccaatcaatttttctttttttttttttttcttttgtaaataagtATGCCAGACAGAATTCTTGACCTTAATGTGTTTtatctgcttgtttatttttgttttttcaagtcagggtttctttgtatagttccagccgtcctgaaacttgctctgttgcccaggctgcctTGAATTTACAaggacccacctgcctctgcctcctaacaCCTAGCTttaatgtgtctgtctgtctgtctgtctttttttttttttttgtgcttacCAAACATCTTTTCATCCTAAACAGAGCTACtgaagctagagagagagagagagagagaaagagagtgtaaGTTGTGTATCAACACTGAGAATGATCGTGAAGAATGAATGCGAAAAAATATGACTCTACTTTAGCTCTAAAAACTATCTGACTAGATTTTGTTAACTGAATAAAAACGTGTACTTTACCTGTCGAGATTTAAAGTTCCTGTATATATAAACTCCAACAGTTTCTGAAATCCGTCAGCCTTCACCTGACTCTGATCAAGAAAAACATTGTTGTCAGAAGTGCTTCGGTAGATCGCACCAAAATACTCACTAAAGGAGGCAAGCACATTCCTGTGCGCCTTAAACTGGAACTCTCCAATCACTATGGTACAGTCACAAAGAAATCCCGCTTCCCGTTGTTTATTCAGTCTCTCTAAAAGGTGCTCACAGTGGTGGGAATACTGCATTTTGATATCAGAATAGAATTTCACCCTTCATctaaaaggcaaaaagaaacGGTGAATTGATAACCATAAGCTTTCATCAAACATTCACCCGTGCAGAGGTAAGGGAGTGTGGAGAAGGGACAAAAGACTAAACACGAAGAACACAGCTCTTACTTTTTACCCCTAACCCCCAAAAGCCTCATCAAACACTCGTGGtgattaaatgcttttctttgttttactgcACTAGAACACCAATGTAATAAATGTCAGTGAACAAAACCCATGTCGCGAGTTGTAAGAGAGGGCTGTAAATTCTAAGCTTTTAGAGCCGACCCCTCAAACTTTCCAGCTCCAACAGGCATCTTTACCTGAAGGTGCTCAAACAAACTAAGAAATGACTCCTTGAAACAGAGGATAAGAACACGATACGAACTGTTCTCATTGCTCTCTGATCACTGAAACCTGTAGGTTGAGATGGTGAGGTTCCAAGCTCTAGGCAAGGGGGCGGGAACGCCCCGACCAGACGTGTCAAAGGTTCCATCACTCCCTGGAGGAGGACACACCCCTTGCCGGCCCGCTGCAGGGCTGGCAGCCGCGGAGGGTGACAGTCCCAGCCAGTCATCCCCGGCCTCCACTGCCCTGCTCTCCCAGCTCGCACTCCCGCGAGTTCCCACGGCGGCACGGGCCATGACTACAGCCACTGCGGAGGCTGCCTCTCCCAGGACGCCCTCCTTCGCCCCGAATCGCGCTCGGTCTCCGAGGCGCCAGGCCACATAAGAGCCCGGGGTCCCAGGACGCAGTGACTACAGGCCGGGCGGAGGGCGACACTCACCCGTAGCCGCCCAAGGGAAACAGTTTCTTCACTCTCTCACCGCCATCTTGGGAGGACGTCACCGCGACGCTccgcctctcccttcctcctccgcCGTAGCGTCACGTCCGGATGTGTGATCCAGTGGGACACCGGCGACAGGTCTTCAGATGTCCACTAGGGCCGGCGAGCTGGAACTCAGAGCCCTGACTTCCCGGCATGCCCAGGTCTCCGGGTCACACCTCAGGGCTCACTCACATCCTGCGCCAGCTGCTCACCTTGTCAGCCCGCAGCTGTCGGCCCAGATTCTGGACGGAGACCGGGTTCGAGTGCACAGCCGGCCTCTCCAGGAACCGCGCTGCGCACTgcatgctgggagttgtagttcctTTCCTCGCCTGTCATCCTGTCTTCATTAGCGCCCCTCCAGTGGAGAGGACTGTGGTGTGCACCCTGGTTCTTGACCGTGACGGGTGGGAGGGATATGCTTAAGTCGAGACCAATCACTCCTTCCTCTTTTGCATACCCGAAAGCTCTTGGGACCCCCAGAGTTCTGTTTGAGCCAGCTCACCAAAGCTCTTCTTCCAGAATGCCCTTACCTGGTGACAGAGGCTGAGATgctcaaaagcaaagcaaagcagcaGGGCACACTGGGCATGCGCAATGTGAGAGGAAGGTGGGCTTTCTACCGGAAAAGGTTTTCCTGCGTCTGAACCAGAATAATTTTAGCACGATTATTTACCTCGAAATCAGAGTTAGTGCAGAGTTAGGGAGAAGAACAAAGTTATCGCTACACTATACGAAAGTGCCAAAAAGTTTTGATGTGTTTGTGTAGATTCTTCCCTAGAGCCTGCGGACGTCTAAATCTTAAAAAGCACAACTGAAACGTTTGTTGTTAAAAGTTATATTTCTGGAGTTTAAGGAATTTACCTGTGACTTTATTTAAAAGACAGTCTCAAAAACTCAGAGTTTTTTCCTTGCCGTAATCTTTTTGCTTTATAACATCTCTCTGAAGAGTTTATGAATAAAACCACAATcgtgtttataaaaaaaagttgagactacttttttatatttctgagtataaatttctttttaatttcattctatATTGTGTTgaatctgaaatatttagtgaaCTTGACATGTAAATCAAGAATAAAATCTAGCCTGCTATGGAAGGGAAAATGGAATCTCTGGGGGGGGACTGAATACAGAAATGCTTCAGAGGCTAGAGCTAGGGAGAATGCAAGGCAAGCCTTCTCGGATCGTAGTTACTTACCTCATCAACCCTTTTTGTTTGGTGTTCTTGTCTGTCTGTTGGGACGTTTGTTATCAACATTTAAAAAGCTGAgtaaaggtctttttttttattgtgaagtTCTTCCTTAACTTCCGGTTTAAAAACTGTTTCCGCCCGGTTTCGAACCGGGGACCTTTCGCGTGTTAGGCGAACGTGATAACCACTACACTACGGAAACCTCGCTGGTTTCTAGCTTTGAAATGGTTCTTCTTATGTGATATTCTCATACACATTTCACAAACGTTtgagatttatgtatttttcaatgagaagaaagaaaaaaactgaacaaaGCACAGTTAACTGAACAGTGCTGAAACTTTCAAAAGTTTTGTATTGTTTgcaatgttctttctttcttcccttttctttcctcctcctcctcctcctcctcctcctcctcctcctcctcctcctcctcctcctcctcctcctcctcctcctcctcctcttccttctttttctttttttttctttttttgcaaagCCTGACAGGCACACCGGGCACAATACTTAGTTCTTGGCCAAGTTCCATTTTTTTATCCCCCTCCAGCTGGGGAAGCAGTGGCACGCTGTAGCCAGGGCGCAGAACTGTGTGCTTCAGTCGGTTTTTTTCCCCATCCGGCTTCGAAATATCTACCAAAGCTTCTAATTTGTGTACTGTTTCAAAGCCCCTAAGGGATGCGCGAAATCAAACACCAAGACGCTCATTTTTGCCGCgcaatgtacttttttttttttttttttttttttttctgaactgaaCTTCATAATGATCTAAGGCATTCATATTCTTGCCAGGTGGCAGACGTGTTCTTATTCCTAAAATATCAGCCCCGGGAAATGAAAATTAGCTTCGGAGGACCTAGAGATATAAaccaaaaagatgaagaaaaagatgaaatgaggaaaaaaaaataaggaaggaaataaaggaaagagaagggagaaaggacgaggaggagggaggggagctgAGCATCCCAGAATTCAGAGCCTGAAGAGGGCAATTccgctgagttcgaggccagcctgtactaAAATGGggaccaacatcttttaaaaccCAAAAGGTTTTACCTCTTGGTGTACATTTTAGAAACTACAGGAAAGATATAACATTGTTTACTCTACAGAACACAAACTCATTTCACACCCCAGCACTCCCTGAAGTTGATCCTTACAGATGCCAGGCAGAACCTTCCTGCAACAATATTCCTAGGCCCATCCCGGGTTTCAAGAGCCTTCCTCCAGTTTCCCACTGGCCCGGGAACACTCCTGTTAACTACAGTTGAAGGActtgagagaattttttttttttttaatagcttttCAGAGTGTTTGAGAAAGGCCCTTGTAAATTGTTAGATTTCTATGTTTTGCAAGAGTAACCCGGTTTTCTGGTATTAATGCTGAGAGCTTCCAGAGGCAGCAGTGACGCTCAACCCACAGAAAGCAGTCTCAGGAGGCACCGCGTGTCATGCGGGTCAGCAGATGGCGGGGTCCTCTATGACGACATTACAGTCACCAGTCCCTACATAGCCCGGGAGGAGCGGCCCGGAGGCGCAGATGCAGCAGCACCGGCAGCATGAGCGGCTACCAGCCACCAGTGGTGATCGACAACGGCTCGGGAATGATCAAGGCGGGCCTGGCTGGGACCCGGGAACCCCAGTTCGTCTATCCGAATATTCTGGGCCGGACCAAAGGCCACAGCACTgcggtggacagcggggaggagcTGTGTGTGGGTGACCAAGCGCAGGAGCGCAGGAGCTTCTTGTCCATCAGGTAGAGCGGGATGCTGCAATCTGAGTCTGTGTGGAAGTGGGCGGAGAGCCCAGAGCTAAAGCCACCCCGAAAGGACCAGGATCAGCCAGCCACTCCTTACAAAAAACTTCTGTTCTCTGTACACAAATTTATTCAGACAGACAGTGGCCGTTCGTGCTAGACGTGCCTGTGTAAGAATGTGACTTGATGTATGACTTTTGTCATGCGGTGTGGCCTCGTGAACTATTTGCAACTATACCAGAATATGGGAAGTTTCCAACTTTTTAGTCACATTCCCCAAGGAGGAGAAAAATGGCCAAGCAAAATGACTGCAGAGAAAAGTTGCTGTGCTGTTTGCTGGAAGTTACCTTGTCACTGACAGAAAACAATAATGATAAATACTCCCTTTAGATGAAAACGAGCAGAAAGGGTGTTAAAAGCTTCTGTCTAGGAATAATACCCTGCACCTTTAATCAGGCAAAGGCAGGGGaatttgtgagttctaggccagctgggtTTGCAtactaaatttgttttatttgtctgtctgtctgtctgtctgtctgtctgtctgtctgtctatttgatacagggtttctctgtgtagtctggctgtcctagaactcattctgttgaccagactggcctcaa
Above is a genomic segment from Arvicanthis niloticus isolate mArvNil1 chromosome 4, mArvNil1.pat.X, whole genome shotgun sequence containing:
- the Mynn gene encoding myoneurin isoform X2, producing MQYSHHCEHLLERLNKQREAGFLCDCTIVIGEFQFKAHRNVLASFSEYFGAIYRSTSDNNVFLDQSQVKADGFQKLLEFIYTGTLNLDSWNVKEIHQAADYLKVEEVVTKCKIKMEDFAFIASPSSTEISSITGNIELNQQTCLLTLRDYNNREKSEASTDSVQANRKQRALTKKSSQSKKKKKAFNSQKPGQNKAVQYPSDILESASVELFLDTNKLSSPGAEQVIQGNDNSELELTSVVENTFPAQDIVQTVTVKRKRRKSQSHCALKEHSMSNITSVKSPYELENSGEELDPRYSKAKPMCNTCGKEFSEASSLRRHMRIHKGVKPYVCHLCGKAFTQCNQLKTHVRTHTGERPYKCELCDKGFAQKCQLVFHSRMHHGEEKPYKCDVCNLQFATSSNLKIHARKHSGEKPYVCDRCGQRFAQASTLTYHVRRHTGEKPYVCDTCGKAFAVSSSLITHSRKHTGERPFICELCGNSYTDIKNLKKHKTKVHSGTDKNPDCSVDDHAVSEQDSIQRSPLSETLDVKPSDMTLPLALPLGTEDHHMLLPVSDSQSPTSDTLLRSTVNGYSEPQLIFLQQLY
- the Mynn gene encoding myoneurin isoform X1 encodes the protein MQYSHHCEHLLERLNKQREAGFLCDCTIVIGEFQFKAHRNVLASFSEYFGAIYRSTSDNNVFLDQSQVKADGFQKLLEFIYTGTLNLDSWNVKEIHQAADYLKVEEVVTKCKIKMEDFAFIASPSSTEISSITGNIELNQQTCLLTLRDYNNREKSEASTDSVQANRKQRALTKKSSQSKKKKKAFNSQKPGQNKAVQYPSDILESASVELFLDTNKLSSPGAEQVIQGNDNSELELTSVVENTFPAQDIVQTVTVKRKRRKSQSHCALKEHSMSNITSVKSPYELENSGEELDPRYSKAKPMCNTCGKEFSEASSLRRHMRIHKGVKPYVCHLCGKAFTQCNQLKTHVRTHTGERPYKCELCDKGFAQKCQLVFHSRMHHGEEKPYKCDVCNLQFATSSNLKIHARKHSGEKPYVCDRCGQRFAQASTLTYHVRRHTGEKPYVCDTCGKAFAVSSSLITHSRKHTGEKPYICGICGKSFISSGELNKHFRSHTGERPFICELCGNSYTDIKNLKKHKTKVHSGTDKNPDCSVDDHAVSEQDSIQRSPLSETLDVKPSDMTLPLALPLGTEDHHMLLPVSDSQSPTSDTLLRSTVNGYSEPQLIFLQQLY
- the Mynn gene encoding myoneurin isoform X3 produces the protein MEDFAFIASPSSTEISSITGNIELNQQTCLLTLRDYNNREKSEASTDSVQANRKQRALTKKSSQSKKKKKAFNSQKPGQNKAVQYPSDILESASVELFLDTNKLSSPGAEQVIQGNDNSELELTSVVENTFPAQDIVQTVTVKRKRRKSQSHCALKEHSMSNITSVKSPYELENSGEELDPRYSKAKPMCNTCGKEFSEASSLRRHMRIHKGVKPYVCHLCGKAFTQCNQLKTHVRTHTGERPYKCELCDKGFAQKCQLVFHSRMHHGEEKPYKCDVCNLQFATSSNLKIHARKHSGEKPYVCDRCGQRFAQASTLTYHVRRHTGEKPYVCDTCGKAFAVSSSLITHSRKHTGEKPYICGICGKSFISSGELNKHFRSHTGERPFICELCGNSYTDIKNLKKHKTKVHSGTDKNPDCSVDDHAVSEQDSIQRSPLSETLDVKPSDMTLPLALPLGTEDHHMLLPVSDSQSPTSDTLLRSTVNGYSEPQLIFLQQLY